The Daucus carota subsp. sativus chromosome 7, DH1 v3.0, whole genome shotgun sequence genome window below encodes:
- the LOC108194134 gene encoding transcription termination factor MTEF18, mitochondrial — MQSLPFFSISRCFSSSSLTPNLLRLKSLYKIPAHRRPRAIQEAQKVLTDYLHDTKNLPFTFAEHIGNNSLLSLIQIISKVDYSPKEFKGSLRRFLRYHPIDEFLFFYESIGVSYDKIVGFLPAGKMFLSEDCRVFDVACWLWGFGFPWDKLGELCKEGVFERELCELNERLVGLKEYGFSNVMVIGICLAFPCVLSGKCEDCGGLFDDLKRVFVDYDLVSCVEENVDCWFEVCKKIRIFYDLGCVKGEMGELMGTCKNVFVEYSEECFAQKVEFFRKLDVGKEEVGYLLLSKPEILGFDLQTPYISVSGVLKYLGLEENILRSVMENFPHVFGRNRLSNLPRVMRSLNMHKWFFCKIRNGDHNLLASYVIGSPEEDLDQHYLDNLLTIQGSRYHVHTLEKLEFLHSIGFAENKCTVKILNQIRGPGHDLKERVDCLLQCGVEFHKLCKMIRDSPKILNQQKEAIEQKVKYLCEDIGHSLEDLEAFPAYLCYNLEKRIKPRYSFHTWLKKNGLCTEEYAIPSIIATSEKNFISRIYRMHRAAPKLWLERYSNKELGQSQECLVNLEA, encoded by the coding sequence ATGCAATCCCTCCCATTCTTCTCCATTTCCCGTTGtttttcatcttcttcactcaCTCCCAACCTCCTCAGGCTCAAATCCCTCTACAAAATCCCAGCTCACAGAAGACCCAGAGCAATCCAAGAAGCTCAGAAAGTACTTACAGATTACTTACATGATACCAAGAACTTGCCTTTCACTTTTGCAGAGCACATTGGCAACAACTCCCTGCTTTCTCTCATTCAAATCATCTCCAAAGTTGATTACTCTCCTAAAGAATTTAAAGGGTCGCTCAGGAGGTTCTTGAGGTACCACCCCATTGATGAATTCTTGTTTTTTTATGAGAGTATTGGTGTTAGTTATGATAAAATTGTGGGTTTTTTGCCTGCTGGTAAGATGTTCTTGTCTGAGGATTGTCGGGTTTTTGATGTTGCTTGTTGGTTGTGGGGGTTTGGGTTTCCTTGGGATAAGTTGGGGGAGTTGTGTAAAGAGGGGGTTTTTGAGAGGGAATTGTGTGAGTTGAATGAAAGGCTTGTGGGGTTGAAGGAGTATGGGTTTAGTAATGTGATGGTTATTGGGATTTGTTTGGCTTTTCCGTGTGTGTTGAGTGGGAAATGTGAGGATTGTGGTGGGTTGTTTGATGATTTGAAAAGGGTTTTTGTTGATTATGATTTGGTTAGTTGTGTGGAGGAAAATGTGGATTGTTGGTTTGAAGTTTGTAAGAAAATTAGGATATTTTACGACTTGGGTTGTGTGAAGGGTGAGATGGGGGAATTGATGGGTACATGTAAAAATGTTTTCGTTGAGTATTCGGAAGAATGTTTTGCTCAAAAAGTTGAATTTTTTAGAAAGCTAGATGTTGGTAAGGAGGAAGTAGGGTACTTGCTTCTTTCCAAACCGGAGATTTTAGGATTTGATCTTCAGACTCCCTATATTTCGGTTTCTggggttttgaaatatttgggGTTGGAAGAAAACATATTAAGATCTGTTATGGAAAATTTCCCTCATGTATTTGGTAGAAATAGACTTTCAAATTTGCCTCGTGTGATGAGATCTTTGAATATGCATAAGTGGTTTTTTTGTAAGATAAGAAATGGAGACCATAATTTGTTAGCTAGCTATGTTATTGGCAGTCCCGAGGAGGACTTAGATCAACATTATCTTGATAACTTGCTAACCATCCAGGGCTCAAGGTACCATGTCCATACACTAGAAAAATTGGAATTTCTACACAGTATCGGGTTTGCTGAGAATAAATGTACGGTAAAGATATTAAATCAGATTCGTGGTCCTGGTCATGATCTAAAAGAGCGAGTTGATTGCCTTCTTCAATGTGGGGTAGAATTTCATAAGCTTTGTAAGATGATTCGCGACTCCCCCAAGATTCTTAACCAACAGAAAGAAGCAATCGAGCAAAAAGTTAAATACCTTTGCGAGGATATCGGCCATTCATTAGAGGACCTTGAAGCTTTCCCTGCCTATTTGTGCTACAACTTGGAAAAGCGAATAAAACCGAGATACAGTTTCCATACGTGGCTTAAAAAAAATGGTCTTTGTACAGAAGAATATGCTATTCCTAGCATAATTGCTACTAGTGAGAAAAATTTCATCTCTCGCATATATCGCATGCATCGAGCTGCTCCGAAGTTGTGGCTGGAGCGTTACTCAAACAAAGAGCTTGGCCAATCCCAGGAGTGTCTTGTAAACTTAGAAGCCTAA
- the LOC108194172 gene encoding phosphatidylglycerophosphate phosphatase PTPMT2, protein MYILELNDSGGDESCVVLNSKRALVGAGARALFYPTLLYNVVRNKIQPQFRWWDRVDEFILLGAVPFPADVQRLKELGVHGVVTLNEPYETLVSTSLYDAHGINHLVIPTRDYLFAPCYGDIRQAVDFIHNNASRGKTTYVHCKAGRGRSTTVVLCYLVEHKQMTPTVAYEYVRSIRPRVRLASSQWQAVQDYYQRWKERYICTSSTDTTLSCSEKTNFEAFDDSCMVLVSKSDIEGYELSLNSNVVYNKLTELSVACRVQLTSQAAIARLSCTWLRIHGHKFWRKKLQSSIGNDQQSSVRFDLQVC, encoded by the exons ATGTATATACTGGAATTGAATGATTCTGGTGGCGATGAGTCTTGTGTTGTTTTGAACAGCAAGAGGGCTTTGGTAGGAGCAGGTGCTCGTGCTCTGTTCTATCCTACTTTGCTGTATAATGTTGTTAGGAACAAGATTCAGCCCCAGTTCCGGTGGTGGGATCGAGTTGATGAG TTTATATTGTTAGGTGCTGTGCCATTCCCAGCTGATGTTCAACGCTTAAAGGAACTTGGTGTGCATGGAGTGGTCACACTGAATGAACCATATGAAACCCTGGTCTCAACATCTTTATATGAT GCTCATGGTATTAACCATTTGGTGATTCCTACAAGAGATTATCTTTTTGCTCCATGCTACGGTGATATACGCCAGGCTGTTGATTTCATCCATA ATAATGCATCTCGTGGTAAAACTACATATGTTCACTGTAAGGCTGGTCGTGGTCGTAGTACAACTGTTGTTCTATGTTACCTG GTGGAACACAAGCAAATGACACCAACTGTTGCCTACGAATATGTGAGGTCCATTAGACCAAGGGTACGTTTGGCCTCTTCTCAGTGGCAG GCTGTTCAGGACTATTATCAACGCTGGAAGGAAAGATATATTTGCACAAGTTCGACGGATACTACATTAAGTTGCTCGGAGAAAACAAACTTTGAAGCTTTTGATGATAGCTGTATGGTGCTGGTATCAAAATCAGACATCGAAGGATACGAATTGAGCCTCAATTCAAATGTAGTATATAATAAGTTGACTGAGCTGAGTGTGGCGTGTAGGGTTCAACTTACCAGCCAGGCAGCTATAGCCAGGCTTTCTTGTACATGGCTTCGTATTCATGGCCATAAATTTTGGAGGAAGAAGCTTCAAAGCTCAATCGGAAATGATCAGCAAAGCAGTGTCAGATTCGACTTACAAGTCTGCTGA